The sequence CTCTTAGTAGTTTTTGAGGAGCTCGGAGGGAATCCCTCGAGAATTTCACTTGTGAAAAGATCAATGACCAGTGTGTGTGCTGAGGTTGCCGAGTTTCATCCAACTATTAAGAATTGGCACATTGAGAGCTATGGAAGAGCAGAAGAGTTCCACAGTCCCAAGGCTCACCTTCGATGTAGTCCAGGCCAATCAATTTCTTCCATTAAATTTGCAAGCTTTGGAACTCCTTTGGGAACCTGTGGGAGTTACCAGCAAGGACCTTGTCATGCGCCAGCATCCTACGATATTGTAGAGAAGGTACTATTAACATTACTCTCTCTCATTTAATTACACTCTGAAACCTTGCATGAAATCTTCTCACCATGTTCTGTTTATGTTCCACAGAAATGTATAGGGAAAGAAAGATGTATTGTCACCATAGCCAACAGTAACTTCGGCCAAGACCCATGTCCAAATGTGTTGAAGAGGCTGTCTGTTGAAGCTGTCTGTGCTCCAACAAATTGGAGGGGCTAATTCCAGGAAAGAATTGATAAATTGCTAATTTGTATTGCAACTACCAGTAATTTTAACTACACATTACCAGCAAGAGAAATGAGGAAGAAGAATAGGAAAGACAacaggagaaaaagaaagggttCTATTAGTTAGATAGGTGGAATGCCATAGTCTGTCAAAGTGGGAGAGGCTGTGGCCAGAGGTGTTTGGCATTCAAGAAAAGTAGTACTTAAAACTTAAAGTGGGTTATTGAACTATGTTGTAAATTAGTGATTTGTTTTTTAGATGAGTTGGAAAATCCCTTAGGTTCCAGCAATTAAGGGGGCCTAAAGGTGAATTTCAAGCCCCAGTACTCCCAACCCTTTTAAACTTGGTTGGAAGCAGTGGGAAAAGAGGTGTGTGATTTGATCTAATATGTTTGTATTCAGTAGGggtaaaaaatcaaatttcccCAGTTTGTTCATGTTAGGAGTGGATCCTACTATGGTTGTTGTTCTCTTGTGCAGTTCATTTTTAATACACTCAGCTTTCTGTCCACAGTCATTCTCTTGTACATTAATACTCACGGGGGCTCTGTTTCATCTCCCAAGTTCAATCTTAAAACTCACTCTGGCCTTCAGGATCTGCTTTATAGTTTCTTAAAGAAGCTAGAAATTCAACTTTCCTATTTAATAAgtgaaatttcaaaatcacaataatattaagaaaaaaatttaaaagatcaTAATTTCTACTCTTCCATGGGTTATGCCAtgaattcttcttcttttttctttttaaatatttttaaactttattctattttattgagttgtacttttatttaattttatatactttttatatttattttatgaaatttttatttgttttattaaattagttcaGTAAtctttaacaaaaattaaatagttcagtaaaataatataaaattttttgataaaataaaattaaaaattcaacaatttaaaaatacatttcttattttcagaACGCTACAAGGTGATTGAGGTTGTATTTggtaaaagtaattttaaaataatctttgGAAGTCGTTTTATGAAAAGGATAATTAatgtttttgtttaaaaataaatgcaataaaataattcataaaaatctcttaaaactcattagcaaatttatcaataacttgataaatataatattaatatttttatttataacttatatatttttatttgtcataaatataaaatatttactaaaacaaaattacaaaattatatatcaggatgaatatattaaacttttatcataaaagttttgtttcttaataaattaataaaataattttatttaactcaTTCTCtgctatatttatttaagttcgcgggtaatagataaatataataaattcagATCAGATTCAAATCATAATCAAACCAAAAAACTCAATTGGGTCAGAATCCCACTACCACTGCTTGACATTCACACCATAAAATCGTAGAAATGGGGAAAATTATTTGACAAACTTGTATATCTAGCAGGCCTCAGCATATTTAAGTTGGTCTAAACTCAAATTATGATGCCGACAACCAACAACTAAAAATGCCAAAGACAGGAGCAACTGCAAAAGATGCCTGTGGCTTGTAATAGCAGCAGCGATCCTTGGAGACACTTCTCTGGTCTATATTTTTGCCACCCCTAATCAATTAATCATAACAGAGTATCCAGATATGTGCAACCAACACAAATCACAGAATCATCAGCCAAACATAAATTTGCATGCAGCAGAGAAATCTTCCTTTCCACACAAAGATAATAAAGCAAAACTAGTCCCAGTAACAGAATTCTATTGCTTGACACTACTCTACGAGGATCAACTCGTGGTAGACAGCACCAGTCTTAGTTATTTtgaaaaacacaaaattacTAACGTAAACAGTGAAGCCGCATGGAGATTTTCCAATTTAAGTGGAAGCAGTAGCCATGTGTTTCGCTATAGTTTGCTGCAGTTCGTCTTTCTTTGCTCCAACCACCTTGTCCATAATCTTCCCCTCCTTCAGGAACATAAAGGTTGGCATTGACTCCACAGCCCACTCGTGAGCAACAGTCTGCAAGTGATAGTACCCGTAACCGTAAGGGTCTGAGTTCACAATCTGTACTTAATAAGCAAAAGTCTAAAGGCCTTTTCTTCAATTCTGAACTTTACATACCTTCAGTTCATCCACATCCACCTTCAGGAAGGTAACATTTGGCAGTTTCTTGGCCAGCTCAGCCAAGAAGGGAGCAATGAAACGGCATGGTCCACACCATGAAGCAGTAAAATCAACAACGATCTGCATCACACCCAGAGCTAACCATATGAGAAGAAACATGATAAAAAGCTTCATTTATGAATAATGACTCATGAAACTGTCACAAGCCAACAGGTTAAAATTGATGCATGAATGTGCATGTGACGACGGTGATTGAAGGATGAAGGATTTGATTGGATTTGGATGCCGCCAAAATCCAATTTTCTGTGATAATCCTCTTACAAACTAACCAAAACTTTGGCTGTTCATCCTCATTCCACCAAACTCATCATGCCCCCTGCCACTGCTTGCTGGACCATGGCCAATTGGTTTTATAAAGTCAAATTCTGAAGCaaccaaaatatattttagagaAAGCTTTGAACGTAACTTCCATGAAAATCTATTCCTTTCTATAGCAGATTAAGCGGACGTTATATCTAAACCCAAGAAGACATTATATATACAAGTAGGCTTACAACTCCCTGCAGTCTACATGCATAAACACAAAGGAGGTCTAAAATTCATTCTTTCATAACATATGCCAAAACCCAATAGTGATAGAAAAACAATTTTTGTAAAGCCACAAAAAAAGGGCTGATTCTGTGTGTCACATTAGATAGATAATATTAGCTGTTCACTCATTCAAGATAATGACTTCTATCCCATGAATATGTTATATTGACTAACCAATAACCATAGAAACTGaagtacaaaataaataaaccttTGTTTTGTAGCACATATTCAACTTGATCAACAGAAGCCAAACTGGATAACATATATCAATAAACACTCGTCCTTCACCATTCAACGTACCCATGactttggaaaaaaaaataaaaatatacccatgaATTTAGTGATAAAGCAGCCAAACCAATCAGCATGGCCCAACATGAAACAAATTTCATTACTTTGAGAACCTAGAAGAGGCCCAATCTCAGATTACTAGATCCAACCATACAAAGCccaaaattctattttaactATCCAACGAAAACATCATTATCAAACCAAAACCCCTCGTGTCATTTTCACTGCAAAACCCAGGCACAAGTCATTTTCACAGCAAAATCAAGGCTCCTTTTGTTTTCCCACATTACATTACATGACATTGACTTTTCcatacaaaattaatatataaatacataacACGTTtacatttgttttttttttctatataatttaCATTACAAAAACAAACacacaaaaagagaaaaagaaaaaactaagaCAGACGAAACCGACTGGAACAAGTCTTTGCAAGTACAATCATAATACACACATCTGCAAGATATAAAACCATACCCATAATCCAAAACCACGAAAACTGCAGAACCCATAATCCAAAAAGCATTCTTTTAACGAAAAAGATGTtcgaaagaaaaaattaaaaattaaaaatcggCGTTAGAAATCCAAACTTCAATAGAAACTTTTTAACAAAACTATTTTTACATGTAACAAGAGTAATACCAGTCCCTTGGTATCATTTCCCTTCTGCAATTGCTCATTCCATGCCTCAACAGTGTGGCACCCGATCACTTGCCCTTCTTCTGCTGCCATTTCTATCCCtctcaattcttttttctctcaaaaattatatgttttgtGTTTGTGTTACACACAGCTATTAAATAAACAACTACGGTTTGTAAAAAGGGCTTATCTGTTTGGATATATTACAAATTTGCCACAATGGTAAGGGTTGCCgaatgtttattttgtttattattggCCGTTGGATCCGAATATGTGAGTTCATGTATTTCATCTTACGGTTTAATACGGGCCTATGTAGAATTGGCTTAGCGGTTGTGATTGCATTATAACTTGTTACAAGTCACGTAATGGGCTGATAATTCGAAAATGGTAACGTATCTAATCTGcaaataatactaaatttattaaggCTTTATTTGGTATGTAATATCTTACTTTTCAGGAACGTTTCCTATTATAGTTAAGGCTTAtttcaattcggttatttgattttgaaactctattaaatataattttatgattattactattttctttttaattgctttAGAATTTATACACAATAAAACCCACATAATTGTCATGATATAATCGAAATATCTgcataataaaactaaataagtttacatattatatataaaaaaatagtttacaTGATAAGAGTTTCATGTACATACAGTAccaaatatgaa comes from Ricinus communis isolate WT05 ecotype wild-type chromosome 5, ASM1957865v1, whole genome shotgun sequence and encodes:
- the LOC8266412 gene encoding thioredoxin H-type-like isoform X3 translates to MAAEEGQVIGCHTVEAWNEQLQKGNDTKGLIVVDFTASWCGPCRFIAPFLAELAKKLPNVTFLKVDVDELKTVAHEWAVESMPTFMFLKEGKIMDKVVGAKKDELQQTIAKHMATAST
- the LOC8266412 gene encoding thioredoxin H-type-like isoform X2; this encodes MGTLNGEGRVFIDICYPVWLLLIKLNMCYKTKIVVDFTASWCGPCRFIAPFLAELAKKLPNVTFLKVDVDELKTVAHEWAVESMPTFMFLKEGKIMDKVVGAKKDELQQTIAKHMATAST
- the LOC8266412 gene encoding thioredoxin H-type-like isoform X1 → MAAEEGQVIGCHTVEAWNEQLQKGNDTKGLVLLLLHIVVDFTASWCGPCRFIAPFLAELAKKLPNVTFLKVDVDELKTVAHEWAVESMPTFMFLKEGKIMDKVVGAKKDELQQTIAKHMATAST